The Mycolicibacterium mageritense genome contains a region encoding:
- a CDS encoding phage tail sheath family protein gives MAERLTPGVYVEEIPGGVRPIQGVGTSTAAFVGQAQRGIPDRAVFVNGFGDFTRKFGGHSRGEAGFLAQAVDAFFAAGGRRAYVVRVLPGNAADPAVSPALQARADDAWGVRHNVLRFTAKGQGAWADHVRIHIENSTSFAGETFRLRLEWVEAGRSRTIETYDGVRMDPESEDYAVRVVNETSQYVRADDLFQIEFVDAEERSTPPIPGRAPVLEARPGADGNYSVPEQARLTFAWDDLSSTTPNQSSVAVEFSSEAIEAAGGTVTGAVGLLTPDQLQDLLATALGDTFTVDVANARVRVTPAVALGTVLAAETPDGSDQFDVDPLTGVTLTVTDSAGATDIVVDTTADTTLSPQALADRINAELPATNPHGVVADGAGRFLVVTADGAPEGVTLALAATGGAAPWQAPVTSGGTGGAAVGSLANVQVRVAEQLRPGVPRVLSRLFPVVRATGLERNSAANPDLRPALTEDSPVRLLGGDDGSGAVLPDRFAGTVTADGRTGLHALDSVNVNILCLPGRTTADYLAPAMTFCERNDVFFIADGVGSIDPDFQVTADEVRQAVEGLPTVSENAALFYPWVEVTDPVGIGRNPRRMVPPSGHMAGIFARTDVTRGVWKAPAGIDSIVNGAVDVQHRLIDADQDLLNPIGVNCIRQFPGIGIVNWGARTLAADPEWRYINVRRMGLFLKASIKRGLYWAVFEPNDQELWDRIRININAFMLGLFRQRAFQGATPDEAFVVKCDRETNPQELVDQGIVTAQVAWAPLKPAEFVVIEISQKSLLAV, from the coding sequence ATGGCTGAACGCTTGACACCCGGCGTCTACGTCGAAGAGATCCCCGGAGGTGTCCGCCCCATCCAGGGCGTCGGCACGTCGACAGCGGCATTCGTCGGGCAGGCACAGCGTGGCATTCCCGACCGCGCGGTGTTCGTCAACGGATTCGGGGACTTCACCCGCAAGTTCGGCGGCCACAGCCGCGGTGAAGCAGGCTTCCTGGCCCAGGCCGTGGACGCGTTCTTCGCGGCCGGCGGGCGGCGCGCCTACGTGGTGCGCGTCCTGCCCGGCAACGCCGCCGATCCGGCTGTGTCACCGGCACTTCAGGCCAGGGCCGACGACGCCTGGGGCGTCCGGCACAACGTGCTGCGGTTCACCGCCAAAGGGCAGGGTGCCTGGGCCGACCATGTGCGGATCCACATCGAGAACTCGACTTCCTTTGCCGGGGAGACCTTCCGGCTGCGGCTGGAATGGGTGGAGGCCGGCCGGTCCCGCACGATCGAGACCTACGACGGGGTCCGGATGGACCCCGAATCCGAGGACTACGCGGTGCGGGTGGTCAACGAGACGTCGCAGTACGTGCGTGCCGACGACCTTTTCCAGATCGAGTTCGTCGACGCAGAGGAACGGAGCACACCGCCCATTCCCGGTCGCGCGCCGGTGCTCGAGGCCCGCCCCGGTGCCGACGGGAACTACTCCGTTCCCGAACAGGCCCGACTCACCTTCGCGTGGGACGACCTGTCGAGCACGACGCCCAACCAGTCCAGTGTTGCGGTCGAGTTCAGCAGCGAGGCGATCGAAGCCGCCGGCGGGACCGTGACCGGCGCTGTCGGGCTCCTCACGCCCGACCAGTTGCAGGATCTCCTCGCCACTGCGCTCGGCGACACGTTCACCGTCGACGTCGCGAACGCGCGGGTGCGCGTCACCCCGGCCGTGGCGCTCGGCACTGTCCTCGCCGCCGAGACACCCGACGGCAGTGATCAATTCGACGTCGACCCGCTGACCGGCGTCACGCTGACGGTCACGGACTCCGCAGGCGCGACCGACATCGTCGTCGACACCACCGCCGACACGACGCTGAGCCCCCAGGCCCTCGCCGACCGGATCAACGCGGAGCTCCCCGCAACCAACCCACATGGTGTGGTCGCCGACGGAGCCGGCCGATTCCTGGTCGTCACCGCTGACGGTGCCCCTGAAGGAGTGACCCTGGCCCTGGCCGCTACCGGCGGTGCAGCCCCGTGGCAGGCTCCGGTGACCTCCGGCGGTACCGGGGGCGCCGCGGTGGGTTCGCTCGCGAACGTCCAAGTGAGAGTGGCCGAGCAGCTGCGCCCGGGTGTCCCCCGCGTGCTGTCGCGGCTCTTCCCCGTCGTGCGGGCCACGGGCCTGGAGCGCAACAGCGCCGCCAACCCGGACCTGCGTCCGGCGCTCACCGAGGATTCACCGGTGCGGTTGCTCGGCGGCGACGACGGCTCTGGCGCCGTGCTGCCCGACCGGTTCGCCGGCACCGTCACCGCCGACGGGCGCACCGGGCTGCACGCGCTCGACTCCGTGAACGTCAACATCCTGTGCCTGCCGGGGCGGACGACCGCGGACTACCTGGCACCGGCGATGACGTTCTGTGAACGCAACGACGTGTTCTTCATCGCCGACGGCGTCGGCAGCATCGATCCGGATTTCCAGGTGACGGCCGACGAGGTGCGCCAAGCGGTCGAGGGGCTGCCCACCGTGTCGGAGAACGCAGCGCTGTTCTATCCCTGGGTCGAGGTCACCGACCCCGTCGGCATCGGCCGCAACCCGCGCCGGATGGTTCCGCCCTCCGGGCACATGGCGGGCATCTTCGCGCGCACCGATGTCACCCGCGGGGTGTGGAAGGCGCCGGCCGGTATCGACTCGATCGTCAACGGCGCGGTGGACGTCCAGCACCGGCTCATCGATGCCGACCAGGATCTGCTGAACCCGATCGGGGTCAACTGCATCCGCCAGTTCCCCGGCATCGGGATCGTCAACTGGGGTGCCCGCACGCTCGCGGCCGACCCGGAGTGGCGCTACATCAACGTCCGGCGCATGGGACTGTTCCTCAAGGCCTCGATCAAACGCGGGCTGTACTGGGCCGTGTTCGAACCCAACGACCAGGAACTCTGGGACCGGATCCGCATCAACATCAACGCCTTCATGCTCGGGCTGTTCCGGCAGCGCGCATTCCAGGGCGCCACCCCCGACGAAGCGTTCGTGGTCAAGTGCGACCGCGAGACCAACCCGCAGGAACTCGTCGACCAGGGCATCGTGACCGCCCAGGTGGCGTGGGCTCCGCTCAAACCGGCTGAATTCGTGGTGATCGAGATCAGTCAGAAGAGCTTGCTGGCGGTCTGA
- a CDS encoding TetR/AcrR family transcriptional regulator, producing the protein MTAGTVRERAAHLGPERRRPQVLDAALAVVMADGVAAVTIGAVAKQLKVTRPVVYSCFADRVELIRALLERELGLLLRDAIDALPYGKPDADEAVFVEGFQALLRTVARRPYSWRLVMSADPDPAVAEHFRNGRAVLVDKVSRRLAPTLDRWGTADADKKLPVLVEQFMAACEAAVRTLLRDDGKDWTPDTLGAFVGSATYRAFRTA; encoded by the coding sequence ATGACTGCAGGAACAGTCCGCGAGCGAGCTGCCCATCTCGGGCCCGAACGCAGGCGGCCCCAGGTGCTGGACGCTGCATTGGCGGTCGTGATGGCCGACGGCGTCGCCGCGGTCACCATCGGCGCGGTCGCCAAGCAGCTCAAAGTGACCCGCCCGGTGGTGTACTCGTGCTTTGCCGACCGCGTCGAACTCATCCGGGCGTTGCTCGAACGCGAACTGGGTCTGCTGCTTCGCGACGCCATCGACGCGTTGCCGTACGGCAAACCGGACGCCGACGAGGCGGTGTTCGTCGAAGGCTTTCAGGCCCTGCTGCGCACCGTCGCGCGCAGGCCGTACTCGTGGCGGTTGGTCATGAGTGCCGACCCCGATCCCGCTGTGGCCGAACACTTCCGCAACGGACGCGCGGTGCTGGTCGACAAGGTCTCACGGCGGCTCGCGCCCACGCTCGACCGATGGGGCACCGCCGACGCCGACAAGAAGCTGCCCGTGCTGGTCGAGCAGTTCATGGCCGCGTGTGAAGCCGCCGTGCGGACTCTGCTGCGTGACGACGGAAAAGACTGGACCCCAGACACATTGGGTGCGTTCGTCGGATCAGCCACCTATCGGGCGTTTCGAACCGCTTGA
- a CDS encoding oxygenase MpaB family protein, producing the protein MSDLQPMADYGFFGPGSVTWKVWGHATTPIIGLQRAVVVEELDPPLIAAVDTTGANYDRPRTRYDRTVRYFAMVAFADTESVLKAADVLVKVHSKAIGTEPLSGNRYDANDPRSQLWILLTGWHSVLKAYELYGGGKLSPQEEARYWQDCARAAEFQTCDPADVPRTREGINDYFEQMRPHLAVSEAARAMMDHLLNAKVVLPPVPRLAQPAVEILNWFLRAGTIATMPRWMRRLSGFDQPRVVDLAVRPVLKLGFGVVDRVPRLKLLVAKIIAPSVVPVAGPYIMGIPPRSAEVLSPEEGRKRYGFVKPADAHRELRARQHERVFGQGQLPSDEGLIESQSYLGSLA; encoded by the coding sequence ATGTCCGATCTCCAGCCGATGGCTGACTACGGGTTCTTCGGGCCCGGTTCGGTGACCTGGAAGGTGTGGGGCCACGCGACCACCCCGATCATCGGCTTGCAACGCGCCGTGGTGGTCGAGGAACTCGACCCGCCGCTGATCGCGGCGGTCGACACCACCGGTGCGAACTACGACCGGCCGCGCACCCGCTACGACCGGACCGTGCGCTACTTCGCGATGGTCGCCTTCGCCGACACCGAATCGGTGCTCAAGGCGGCCGACGTGCTGGTGAAGGTTCACTCCAAAGCCATTGGCACCGAACCCCTGAGCGGCAACAGATACGACGCGAACGATCCCAGGTCGCAGCTGTGGATCCTGCTCACCGGCTGGCACTCGGTGCTCAAGGCCTACGAGCTGTACGGCGGCGGCAAGCTCAGCCCGCAGGAGGAAGCCCGCTACTGGCAGGACTGCGCACGGGCTGCCGAGTTCCAGACCTGCGACCCCGCCGACGTCCCGCGCACCCGCGAAGGCATCAACGACTACTTCGAACAGATGCGGCCCCACCTGGCCGTCAGCGAAGCGGCGCGGGCCATGATGGATCACCTGCTCAACGCCAAAGTGGTGTTGCCGCCCGTGCCGCGCCTCGCGCAACCGGCCGTCGAGATCCTCAACTGGTTCCTGCGTGCCGGAACCATCGCCACCATGCCCCGGTGGATGCGCCGGCTCAGCGGATTCGATCAGCCCCGCGTGGTCGACCTGGCCGTGCGGCCTGTGCTCAAGCTCGGCTTCGGCGTGGTCGACCGCGTGCCGCGGCTGAAACTGCTGGTGGCCAAGATCATTGCACCCTCGGTGGTGCCGGTCGCCGGTCCCTACATCATGGGCATCCCGCCGCGCTCGGCAGAAGTGCTCAGTCCCGAAGAAGGGCGCAAACGGTACGGCTTCGTCAAACCCGCCGATGCGCACCGGGAGTTGCGTGCCCGCCAGCACGAGCGTGTGTTCGGGCAGGGGCAGCTGCCGAGCGACGAGGGCCTCATCGAATCTCAGTCCTACCTGGGGAGTTTGGCGTGA
- a CDS encoding acyl-CoA dehydrogenase, translating to MTARSDVLFDPNRTEFDQFDPRTREIFRATIDFFESHGKRWLKQQDRDRVWYSDFLDLVKREGIFATFLTPASEAGGDPDKRWDTARNAMYSQILGFYGMQYWYVWQVTILGLGPIWQSANEAARKKAAALLDSGEIFAFGLSEQAHGADVYSTDMVLEPGPDGSYTATGGKYYIGNGNLAGMVSVFGRRSDKPIIDSSDLDRRRPEQDFEGYLFFAADSRHPNYHLRRNVVDGQMYVAAFDLESYPVSADDILHEGKAAFNAAINTVNIGKFNLGFGAIGACEHAMYEAVTHAENRVLFGQRVTEFPQIRRMLADGYARLVGMKLYSERAVDYMRSASPNDRRYLLFNAIEKMNVTREGEKIVTLLADTIAARAFESDMYFTMALLGVTGLPRLEGTVHVNMALSLKFMQNYMFGASDAALAALAQLPVGRAPGPVLSALAGGLRAAGGVLADSPLAQRIPPLKPLLAEVPEIPTRRDARNDDFLFHQGPSSGLAKIRFGDWQSVLRRSASTPNVAIFLAQAQALQTLLAVATPTAEQQRNVDFLFAIGEMFTLVPYAQLILEQAGIEDADTDILDQLFEVLVTDMSTHATELHCHPDATAAQKQRALDIIRQPVADAGRRDRVVGKVRDLAGRYEMKP from the coding sequence GTGACCGCACGATCCGATGTCCTGTTCGACCCGAACCGGACCGAGTTCGACCAGTTCGATCCCCGGACGCGGGAGATCTTCCGGGCCACCATCGACTTCTTCGAGTCGCACGGCAAGCGGTGGCTCAAGCAGCAGGACCGGGACCGGGTCTGGTACAGCGACTTTCTCGACCTGGTCAAGCGGGAGGGTATCTTCGCCACGTTCCTGACGCCCGCGTCCGAGGCGGGCGGCGATCCCGACAAGCGCTGGGACACCGCACGCAATGCCATGTACAGCCAGATCCTCGGGTTCTACGGCATGCAGTACTGGTACGTCTGGCAGGTCACCATCCTCGGTCTCGGACCGATCTGGCAGTCGGCGAACGAGGCGGCCCGCAAAAAGGCTGCCGCCCTGCTTGATTCGGGGGAGATCTTCGCGTTCGGATTGTCCGAGCAGGCGCACGGCGCCGACGTCTACTCGACTGACATGGTGCTGGAACCCGGCCCCGACGGTTCGTACACCGCGACCGGTGGCAAGTACTACATCGGCAACGGGAACCTCGCCGGCATGGTCTCGGTGTTCGGCAGGCGCTCCGACAAGCCGATCATCGACAGTTCGGACCTCGACCGGCGCCGTCCCGAGCAGGACTTCGAGGGGTACCTGTTCTTCGCGGCCGACAGCCGGCATCCGAACTACCACCTGCGCCGCAACGTCGTCGACGGCCAGATGTACGTCGCCGCGTTCGATCTGGAGAGCTACCCGGTCAGCGCCGACGACATCCTGCACGAGGGCAAGGCCGCGTTCAACGCCGCGATCAACACCGTCAACATCGGCAAGTTCAACCTCGGCTTCGGCGCGATCGGCGCGTGCGAACACGCGATGTACGAGGCCGTCACGCACGCGGAGAACCGGGTGTTGTTCGGGCAGCGGGTCACCGAATTCCCGCAGATCCGCCGGATGCTCGCCGACGGCTATGCGCGCCTGGTCGGCATGAAGCTCTACAGCGAGCGGGCCGTCGACTACATGCGCAGCGCGAGCCCCAACGACCGGCGCTACCTGCTGTTCAACGCGATCGAGAAGATGAACGTCACGCGCGAGGGCGAGAAGATCGTCACGCTCCTGGCCGACACCATCGCCGCGCGCGCATTCGAATCCGACATGTACTTCACCATGGCACTTCTCGGTGTCACGGGGCTGCCGCGCCTGGAGGGCACGGTGCACGTCAACATGGCACTGTCGCTGAAGTTCATGCAGAACTACATGTTCGGTGCCTCGGACGCCGCGTTGGCAGCCCTGGCCCAACTGCCCGTCGGCCGGGCTCCCGGTCCGGTGCTCAGCGCGCTCGCAGGCGGCCTGCGTGCTGCCGGGGGAGTGCTCGCGGATTCCCCGCTGGCGCAACGTATCCCACCGCTCAAGCCGCTGTTGGCCGAGGTGCCCGAGATACCCACGCGCCGAGACGCACGTAACGACGACTTCCTGTTCCACCAGGGCCCCAGCAGCGGCCTGGCCAAGATCAGGTTCGGGGACTGGCAGTCGGTGCTGCGCCGGTCCGCGTCGACGCCGAACGTCGCGATCTTCCTCGCCCAGGCCCAGGCATTGCAGACGCTGCTGGCGGTCGCGACGCCGACGGCCGAGCAGCAGCGCAACGTCGACTTCCTGTTCGCGATCGGTGAGATGTTCACGCTCGTCCCGTACGCGCAGCTGATCCTCGAGCAGGCCGGCATCGAGGATGCCGACACCGACATCCTCGACCAGCTGTTCGAGGTGCTCGTCACCGACATGTCCACGCACGCGACCGAACTGCACTGCCATCCCGACGCCACCGCCGCGCAGAAGCAGCGCGCGCTCGACATCATCCGCCAACCGGTGGCCGATGCCGGGCGCAGGGACCGCGTCGTCGGCAAGGTGCGCGACCTGGCCGGCCGGTACGAGATGAAGCCGTGA
- a CDS encoding tyrosine recombinase XerC yields the protein MDAVLDEFDQYLELERGYSAHTRRAYRGDLTALFEFVARRVGTAEPTKLTLPLLRSWLAEQAAAGAARTTLARRTSSVKTFTAWAARRGVLAGDPASRLQVPKAHRTLPAVLRQDQALEALDAANNGAQEGDPLALRDRLIVELLYATGIRVSELCGLDIDDVDRSRRVLRVLGKGNKQRTVPFGEPAQVALTSWLADGRPALVTPASGPALLLGARGKRLDPRQARTVVHQTVSAVNGAPDIGPHGLRHSAATHLLEGGADLRVVQELLGHTTLATTQLYTHVTVARLRAVHDQAHPRA from the coding sequence GTGGACGCAGTACTCGACGAGTTCGATCAGTACCTCGAACTCGAACGCGGGTACTCGGCGCACACCCGCCGCGCCTACCGTGGTGACCTCACGGCGCTGTTCGAGTTCGTCGCCCGTCGCGTCGGGACGGCCGAGCCCACCAAACTGACCCTCCCGCTGCTGCGCTCGTGGCTCGCCGAACAGGCCGCTGCAGGCGCGGCCCGCACCACATTGGCGCGCCGCACGTCGTCGGTGAAGACCTTCACCGCGTGGGCGGCCCGGCGCGGTGTGCTGGCTGGCGATCCGGCGAGCCGGCTGCAGGTGCCCAAGGCGCATCGCACGCTGCCGGCCGTGCTGCGGCAGGACCAGGCCCTCGAAGCCCTCGACGCCGCGAACAACGGTGCGCAGGAGGGCGATCCACTCGCCCTGCGCGATCGTCTGATCGTCGAGCTGTTGTACGCCACCGGGATCCGGGTCAGTGAGCTGTGCGGTCTTGACATCGACGACGTGGACCGGTCGCGGCGGGTGCTGCGTGTGCTCGGCAAGGGCAACAAGCAACGCACCGTGCCGTTCGGTGAGCCGGCCCAGGTCGCGTTGACCTCATGGCTGGCCGACGGGCGGCCCGCACTGGTCACGCCGGCGTCCGGCCCTGCGCTGCTGCTGGGGGCCCGCGGCAAGCGTCTCGACCCGCGCCAGGCGCGCACCGTGGTGCACCAGACCGTGTCGGCCGTCAACGGGGCACCTGACATCGGCCCGCACGGCCTGCGCCACAGCGCGGCCACGCACCTGCTGGAAGGCGGGGCGGACCTGCGCGTCGTGCAGGAACTGCTCGGCCACACCACGCTCGCCACCACGCAGCTCTACACGCATGTCACCGTCGCGCGGTTGCGTGCGGTGCACGACCAAGCGCACCCGCGGGCCTGA
- a CDS encoding alpha/beta fold hydrolase: MSRSTVELPSGTVSYLTWTADRAAPAVVLLHGGGVDSASLSWGEIGPRLAQAGYRVIAPDHPGYGRSAPARLPVTQERLVAYVGELVDALGLERYTIGGLSLGGGMTIGHVLARPDRVSSAILLGSYGVMPRLSDGPFSGVRQLVTWAALRTGLLGATTKWVGGNRRAMARSMHALITDPKQLTDDLIDEVMAAAGKPGGFEAFGQWQRDQVKWNRLRTDYTARLGSVACPVLIVHGDRDPGVPVARARAAAALIPDADLKVIAGAGHWVQRDRPGAVLDAMTEFLAATATA, translated from the coding sequence GTGAGCAGATCAACCGTCGAGTTGCCCTCCGGGACGGTTTCCTACCTGACCTGGACGGCTGACCGCGCGGCGCCGGCGGTCGTGTTGCTGCACGGCGGCGGGGTGGACAGCGCGTCGTTGTCGTGGGGCGAGATCGGCCCGCGACTCGCGCAAGCCGGTTACCGCGTCATCGCGCCGGACCATCCCGGCTACGGACGCAGCGCGCCCGCGCGGCTGCCGGTCACACAGGAGCGGCTGGTCGCCTATGTGGGGGAGCTGGTCGACGCCCTCGGCTTGGAGCGCTACACGATCGGTGGGCTGTCGCTCGGTGGCGGCATGACGATCGGCCATGTGCTGGCCCGGCCCGACCGGGTGAGCAGCGCGATTCTGCTGGGCAGCTACGGCGTCATGCCTCGGCTTTCGGACGGACCGTTCTCCGGTGTGCGCCAACTGGTCACCTGGGCCGCACTGCGCACCGGCCTGCTGGGCGCGACGACCAAGTGGGTGGGCGGCAACCGCCGCGCGATGGCCCGCAGCATGCACGCGTTGATCACAGACCCGAAGCAACTCACCGACGATCTGATCGACGAGGTGATGGCCGCCGCGGGCAAACCCGGTGGATTCGAGGCGTTCGGACAGTGGCAGCGCGACCAGGTCAAGTGGAACCGGCTGCGCACCGATTACACCGCGCGGCTGGGGTCGGTGGCGTGCCCCGTGCTCATCGTGCACGGCGATCGCGATCCGGGCGTCCCGGTGGCACGGGCCCGCGCGGCCGCGGCGCTGATACCTGACGCGGATCTGAAAGTGATTGCCGGAGCTGGGCATTGGGTGCAGCGGGACCGGCCGGGGGCGGTCCTGGACGCGATGACCGAGTTCCTGGCCGCTACCGCAACAGCTTGA
- a CDS encoding LLM class F420-dependent oxidoreductase: MTTEVHRSRPMRFGLHTALPRGTEFAEFALTVENSGFDVLTIPDHLAASLAPFSGAAAACAATSRLHTGTLVLNNDLRHPVDTARETSSLAALSGGRFELGLGAGHMKSEYDAAGLKFDPGATRVDRLIESVDVIRPLLAGEPVDVDGAHYCVRAAAGELVAPPGVDVPLLIGGNGTRVLQLAGRVADIAGLAGFSHNHDATEVKLTHFDATGLLDRISVVRNAAGDRFDAIELNALLQFVVHTEDPSAAAAELAGPLGASADLLLESPFVLLGSYERMAEELAGRQRKFGISYWTVFDAWPGRESALAHLAEVIKLLR; the protein is encoded by the coding sequence ATGACCACAGAAGTTCATCGCAGCCGACCGATGCGATTCGGACTGCACACCGCGCTGCCGCGCGGCACGGAGTTCGCCGAATTCGCGCTCACCGTCGAGAATTCCGGCTTCGACGTGCTGACCATTCCCGACCATCTGGCCGCCTCGCTGGCCCCGTTCAGCGGCGCCGCCGCCGCGTGCGCGGCGACGTCGCGCCTGCACACGGGCACCCTGGTGCTCAACAACGATCTGCGCCACCCGGTCGACACCGCGCGGGAGACCTCAAGCCTGGCAGCGCTTTCCGGTGGCCGGTTCGAGCTGGGTCTGGGCGCGGGCCACATGAAGTCCGAATATGACGCGGCCGGACTGAAATTCGATCCTGGCGCCACGCGCGTGGACCGGCTGATCGAGTCGGTCGACGTGATCCGCCCACTGCTGGCCGGTGAGCCCGTCGACGTCGACGGTGCCCACTACTGTGTGCGCGCCGCCGCGGGCGAACTCGTCGCGCCGCCGGGCGTCGACGTTCCGCTGCTGATCGGCGGCAACGGCACGCGGGTTTTGCAATTGGCGGGGCGGGTCGCCGACATCGCGGGGCTGGCAGGGTTCAGCCACAACCACGACGCCACCGAGGTCAAGCTGACCCATTTCGACGCCACCGGCCTGTTGGACCGCATCAGCGTGGTCCGCAACGCCGCGGGCGACCGCTTCGACGCCATCGAGCTCAACGCGCTGCTGCAGTTCGTGGTGCACACAGAGGATCCGTCCGCGGCCGCCGCCGAGCTAGCCGGACCCCTCGGCGCCTCGGCCGACCTCCTGCTGGAATCCCCGTTCGTGCTGCTCGGCAGCTACGAGCGGATGGCCGAGGAGCTCGCGGGCCGGCAGCGCAAGTTCGGCATCAGTTACTGGACCGTCTTTGACGCGTGGCCGGGCCGCGAATCGGCGCTTGCCCACCTGGCCGAGGTGATCAAGCTGTTGCGGTAG